CTACTGGACCAGCAGCGCCACGCCAATGACCATGGCTGCTGCGGGGCGAACAGATGGCGAACCGTCCGGGCAGCCGCTGCTGGAGCCTGAACAGCCTTCTGACAGGGCACGATTCCTCATCGACGCGTGGAGGCAAGGACCGCTGCCGCCCGCCGACGACGATGACGACTTCTACGGCGACCTCTGGAGCTGACCACCCTTCCCGCCTGCCTGCGGGTGGGTCACCCGACGACGCGGCGCACGGCGGCAAGCTGACCCGCCCACGCCGCAAGCGGGCTGATCTTGACGACGTCCCCGGTGTGCGGGGCCTGCACAATCAGCTCCCGGCCGAGGTACAGACCAACATGGCCAGGCATGCTCGGGCTACCACGACTACCGGGAATGAACAACAGATCCCCCGGCCGCAGGGCACCGGCGTCGCTGACCGGTGTCCCCGCATGGACCTGCTCGCTCGTGGTGCGCGGAATGGTGACGCCTGCGGCCCGGTAGGCCTGCTGCATCAGCGACGAGCAGTCACACTGGCGTCGGGCAACACCGGAATGCGGGGCGGTGCAGTCCCCACCGAACGTGTACGGGCTGCCCAGCTGCGCCAACGCCCAACCGATCGCGGTCACCACCGCCGGCGGTGTGCCCGGCGGCAACGCGAAACCGGACGGCAGCGGCATCGCATCACCGCCGAACTGGCCGTCACCACCGTCGACCAGGCACAGCGGGTTACTCATCGCCTGCTCCAAATCCCCTGCGACAGGGCCGGCCGCAGGGCCACCGGCAAGGACACGGACCACAGCGATCGCGTCGTCCTCCCATCGCGCGTAGGCCGTGGGAAACGCGGACCGCTGCACCGCCTGCGCGGCGTCGGTGAGCGGCATGCCCTGCCACCCGTCGACCCGCAGCAGCGCCGCGAAGAACCTGCCCGAGGCGTAACGCGGGTCCCGCAGCTGCGCAGACGTGCCCCATCCTTGCGAGGGGCGCTGTTGGAACAGGCCAACCGAGTCACGGTCCCCGCCTGCAAGGTTCCGCAGACCCGATTCCTGCATCGCGGTGGCGAGGGCGACAACCCATCCCCGGGGCGGTACCCGCAACTCGGCGCCGACCGTGACGATGGTCGCGGCGTTGCCCATCTGCTCGCCGCTCCACCCACCGACGGCCCCGACGGGCGGCGAGATCGCGATGCGGGGCAACAGCGGCTGCCCGTCGGGCCCAACCGCGCGGAAACACGACGCGGAGGAGCTGCCACCTCCGGTGAACATCACCCCGATCCCGCCCGCACACAGCACCAGCACCGCGACCACACCGGCCGCAACAGCGCCGAGGGACCGGCCGGTCACCGAGCCGCCCTGACCGGCCGGCAGCGGGCCGACTGCGGGGCTCGGGGCAGGGGTTGCGGCCGCCCGTGAACGCCGGCCGCCGGGGTACACACGTCGAGCCGGTACCGGGCGACCTGGTCACCGCTGTCGCAGTGCACCGCAACGGTGCCGGTCGTCGCATGGATCAGGTAGATCCACGCGGTGTCGACGTGCCTGGCCTGGCACAGCGGGAACACGGTGACCGGCTCCGTGCCGCCGGCGACGGGTATCCCGACACCCGGCACCGGCTGCCGCCCCGCAGGCGCGGAGACGACGGTGATGCGGGGGTCGAGGCGTTCCCAGTCGTAGGCGAGCACCGCGACGGCGAGAGCTGCGGCATCGCGGCGACCGTGGTGGGCGAAGATCAGGGAGAGGGTAGGAACGACAGCGGCGGGGTGACCGTCGGCGAGCACGAACCGGGCGTGCACGACATGCGGGTTGCGGGCATCGGTGGTGCCGACGTAGCAGGAGGTGCTCACGAATCTGCTCCTTCAACAAATGAGGCGGCCATAGCGGGCGACGGGGCGTGGTCGAGGAGGCGGCGGCGTGGCGTGGACCGGACCGGTCGCTGTGCAGGGCAACTGCGGGCGGACACGCCATTGGCCCACCCCGATCGCCGTCGACCGCACGGACCAGTGACCGGCGACGTACCGGAGGTATAGACAGGCATGCGACGGGTCGGAACCCATCCCGGTCAGCGCATCAGAAGCGCAGTTAATGCCGTAGCCGACAGGCGGGCCCGCACCGACAGTGACGTGCCAGGGGGTGGCCCGTCGCGACGGGTGCGAGGCCACGCGAATAGGTGCGTCATGAGCGCTCCCGGCCGGTCACCGGTGGCCACACGGCGGGCGTGGCGCGCCACCCGAAGATCGGATCGCTCACCTCTACCGACCCGCAACGGACGCACCGGGTGCAGGTATCGGCGCCGTAGCCAGCCATGGACGGCATCTCGTCCCGCGTCACCTCGTCAACGGCCCCGCACACCCGGCAGCGCAGCGACCCACCGTCGGGCCCGGCAGCAGCGAAGATTTCGTCGGGGTCGCCGCTCCCCAGATGCCCGCCCGTCACGAGGCGTCCTCGCCGGTGTCGATGTGGGCGACGCCGGCGGTGATGGCGAGCAGGGCAGCCAGCCCCGACAGGGTGGCGGGCATGTCCTCGACGCGAGGGGCGTCGTCGACCGCCAGCAGCGGACGCCCCTCGCCGTGCACGTCGGTGAGGGTGTAGGCGCGGCCGTCGACGTCGACGGCGTCGACACGGCGGACCGGCCGTGGCGCGCCGTCGAGGGTGTGAATGTCGTAGAGGGCCGCCCAGGCCAGCACCGTCACGGCCGGTCCGGTGCCGCGCACCCGCCGCAGGATGGTACGGAGGGTCGCCTGGTAAGGCGCAG
The Micromonospora sp. R77 DNA segment above includes these coding regions:
- a CDS encoding C40 family peptidase; this translates as MTGRSLGAVAAGVVAVLVLCAGGIGVMFTGGGSSSASCFRAVGPDGQPLLPRIAISPPVGAVGGWSGEQMGNAATIVTVGAELRVPPRGWVVALATAMQESGLRNLAGGDRDSVGLFQQRPSQGWGTSAQLRDPRYASGRFFAALLRVDGWQGMPLTDAAQAVQRSAFPTAYARWEDDAIAVVRVLAGGPAAGPVAGDLEQAMSNPLCLVDGGDGQFGGDAMPLPSGFALPPGTPPAVVTAIGWALAQLGSPYTFGGDCTAPHSGVARRQCDCSSLMQQAYRAAGVTIPRTTSEQVHAGTPVSDAGALRPGDLLFIPGSRGSPSMPGHVGLYLGRELIVQAPHTGDVVKISPLAAWAGQLAAVRRVVG